One segment of Rosa chinensis cultivar Old Blush chromosome 6, RchiOBHm-V2, whole genome shotgun sequence DNA contains the following:
- the LOC112169419 gene encoding putative pentatricopeptide repeat-containing protein At1g12700, mitochondrial, with product MGFSLSVLGKFFKFGYEPDATTLNTLIKGFFLESKVSEAAALFGKMLLQGCKPNEFTFGTLIKGYCMMGNNTAAIQLLRKMEQQSRDCKPNVVVYNIIIDSLCKDTLLPDAFKLFSEMISRGIAPDVITYTSLIHGVCKLGQWKEGTRLLNEMVSKDIFPNLVTYNILVDTLCKEGMVVGAQSVLEMMIQRGIKPDTVTYSSLMDGYCLRGEMEKAKEVFDLMISKGSGVNVHSYNILMNGYCKQKQIDDATRVFQEMSDSGLLPNTITYTALMDGLCKVGRIQDAQKLFSKMQACGQLPNIQTYAVLLDGLCKNQQLAMALELFREMECMKLDLDLVIYDILIEGLCIAGKIASARDHFYGLSSKGLEPDARTYTIMIKGLCD from the coding sequence ATGGGATTCAGCTTGTCTGTGTTGGGAAAGTTCTTCAAATTTGGTTATGAACCAGATGCTACCACCCTCAACACTCTTATCAAGGGTTTTTTCCTTGAGAGTAAAGTCTCTGAGGCAGCAGCACTTTTCGGCAAAATGCTGCTTCAAGGTTGTAAGCCGAATGAGTTTACTTTTGGAACGCTGATAAAGGGCTATTGCATGATGGGAAATAATACTGCAGCTATTCAATTGCTTAGAAAGATGGAACAACAATCTCGAGATTGTAAGCCTAATGTGGTTGTCTATAATATCATCATTGATAGTCTTTGTAAGGACACACTACTTCCTGATGCATTTAAGCTCTTCTCAGAAATGATTAGTAGGGGTATTGCCCCTGATGTCATTACTTATACCTCTTTGATTCATGGAGTTTGCAAATTAGGCCAGTGGAAAGAAGGTACGAGATTGTTGAATGagatggtcagtaaagatatcTTCCCAAATTTAGTAACCTACAATATCCTGGTCGATACACTTTGTAAGGAGGGGATGGTTGTGGGAGCACAAAGTGTGCTTGAAATGATGATTCAAAGAGGTATCAAACCTGATACAGTCACCTACAGTTCACTTATGGATGGCTACTGTCTACGAGGAGAAATGGAAAAAGCTAAAGAGGTTTTTGATCTTATGATTAGCAAAGGCTCCGGTGTTAATGTTCATAGTTATAACATACTGATGAATGGATATTGTAAGCAAAAACAGATAGATGATGCCACCAGGGTTTTTCAGGAAATGTCTGATAGTGGACTGCTTCCAAATACCATTACATATACTGCTCTTATGGATGGTCTTTGCAAAGTAGGAAGAATACAAGATGCACAGAAATTGTTCAGTAAGATGCAAGCTTGTGGCCAACTTCCAAATATTCAAACTTATGCTGTTTTACTGGATGGCCTGTGTAAAAACCAACAACTTGCAATGGCATTGGAGTTGTTTAGAGAGATGGAATGCATGAAGCTGGATTTGGATTTAGTAATTTACGATATTCTTATTGAAGGTTTGTGTATAGCTGGAAAAATTGCATCTGCAAGGGACCATTTTTATGGTTTATCATCAAAAGGACTTGAACCTGATGCAAGGACGTACACTATAATGATCAAGGGACTTTGTGACTGA